ttttttcaAGTAATATTGTAATCTTTTTTAAAACGACCACCTCAGTCATCAACCAGTTATGTTTATATGATTGCAAGAatatttgtctgtgtgtttatgcgATTGCATATCTATTCTGGCTATGTTCATATGAGAaagattttaattatttcaatttGTTAATTGTTTTCTTGAATCTCATGTGCACAAGAAGCTATTTCCTTTCTGTTAATGTTCTATTTTAATATCCATATATCTTCAACCTGTATGGTTGTATTTGTAAATCAAATTGTTTCccatattaataattaaaagtTCATTAATCCTCTTTGTTTCCTTGTTCAACTtcaaatttacaaaaatgtgaaatacaCCACATATTtctgatgatttaaaaaaaaaaaaacttgtataaTTGCATTTTCTATAAAATTCTCAATTTCTAAATGTCAATCTGTCTTGCATAAAGCAAGACATTTTATGGCATTATATCTAATAATCACCAGTGATACAGCCTGCATTTATTTATGCTTAACAACCCATACATCTAACAGCAATTCCTACATTTGATTGTTAGTCTCAAACTGATAAATGTGCTACATTCGATAGGTATTCTTTGGCTATTGCTATCTTAAAGATATTGCTCATTATCATGATTTTGTATATTTCTGTGGAGATCTACATTACTCTGTCACAAATCTCAGTGACTTCACTGAAACTGATCTTTCACGTGGTTTTTGTCCAGCTGGCAGAATGGGCTTCACAACAATGAGATCAAGCACCATAACTAATGTGATGTGTAACAGGACACACTTCCATTGTGACTCCATTGAAATGAGTGAAAGGAGAGAGTGTGGGAATCAGAGGAAAACTCACTCACACAGAAACCCTTTGGAATCGCTGCCGGTGTTCAGAATCACACACCTGGATGTTCTGGGTTCAGGAGGGTAAATTTGGTTTCTGAATAAAAAGCTCTTCAAATTTCTATGAGGAAgctgatttgtttgtttagccTGTGCACGAAGAACCACTGGTCATTTACAGATGCTTAGATTTTCTGACATTAGACTGCTGCGTTAAATAAGTCTAACTGCAAACACTGGAACTATGTGCGTCACTGATCAGAGTAAACATCATTTTCATAGATAGGGCTATCTTTTTTTCTGGTTTCGCGATTGATATTTAAACCTGCGCAGTAAAaccattattttttaatagtCTCATGATATCACATTGAAAATATTTCAAGAGTGCCAGCAAAACCGAccttttttaatatatatgcGCTTATCTGGGTTTTTTAAGCACGCCTAAGTCAGTCGCAGTCCACGCGGCGCTCAGAGAGCTTACCTATGGTAATACTCACCCCATCCCGTCTcaccatacctgtcaagttttggatttgaaaataagggaaattttccggcacccaccgcgagccatcccaccaccccaaccaagctccagtatcccttacattttaagacaggtgtacaagaaatctaaaataaaatatcattttattttcattacacattttcttttaatttctcatgttcactcatgtggctctctggcattcactaatgacttattatagatttgttgcagactttgtatccttgttgaagtcgtcacagaaggtgaaagtaaggtacgttgtttttggcacacagcattgccattttaacctccgcatttatgacctggttaatgttgtaaatgacctgcagactacagcaggtggcagttctcgcgaggctactgacagttcagtttggagaggcagaggaattttttttaaatgatattataatacgggagatttacgggaaaatactaatccgggcggacggcgggaaagaggggtaaaatacggtagtttcccggccaaaacgggagacttgacagctatgcgTCTCACGCTACTGATGGAAAACCATGGTAAATACCGTCTAGGTCAGTTTAAAATCGTACTGATGGAGCTGTAATGATTTGAGTAGAACTGCGTTATTCCCTCCGGATGACCTGTAACGTAATTTGCGGTCTACAACTCAGAGCTCGTTTGCGGATACCCGGGCATCTCCAGGGGAGATGGGAACGCGCACAGGGAACGCGCTTATTTAATACTTAGTGAAAAGGCTGTTTATAGCCAACAGAGGGCCCCCAAACCTCAAAGGCCCCAGGTAATTTACATGTCCCAGCTTGTCAAGTATTATTGTCGTAATATATCCATATTGTGTTATATTAACTTATATATAATAAACCAGCGACTTTATATATAATAAACGGGCGACTAACCAAAGCAGTAAGCCTATTTATTACCCAGCAAACAATAAGTGGAATAACAGTCATATGAGCTGAAGAGAAATACGTACCTTAAAATGCTACAGTTAGAAACAGTAACGTAAATTGAAGGAAAATACAATAGGGCCCATTGAGTGGGAAAACACAGTACAAAAATTATTAAGTGTAAGACGTCGAAATGCCATACATATATCAAATGATGCATCTCATGCAATCGTAGCATCATCGGTGTGAAAAGCACTAGCTATGACTTCCGTTGCGACTTTTTCCTGTATAAACACTAACACCAGCCACGAGCCTGTAGTTAGATGTCTTACAAATGCCTTTGAAGTCGACGCGTGTGACAGTGACATGGAAGTGGAAAAAGCAACACCAAGATATCTGCACCCTTCAGCGTAATTCTGTGGGACTTCTTTGTAATTAGTGAATCTTTTGATATAACTGCAATCGTACTTTGAGAAACCCTTAGGAGACAGCAGTCGAACAAGTGATGGTGGGATGCTGTCTTAATGTTCAGTAGTAACAATCTTAGCGGGATCTTAACGTTATGACATTCTAATGCAtaagatattttgcacgtttgATCGATATAGCCTAGCATTAGAATATAACACTTTTgcaaaatgcataataaaagtAATcgtatataaaaatgaatagcaACTGCGAATTCATATTTGTAAATCCGTAACTTGACCTGTAGGCAAAGATTTTGCATGTACACTTCTACTGTGACTTACACGACAACAGATTCGCACGCTGAGTTCGCACTGCACGCGCTGCACCCTGTTTATCGATTCTCATTTTACTAGTGGTTTAGACAATTTGTAGCCGCTAATGTGCAATCGATTTGTACAGTGTCTGGGGGGGAAAAAGGTAGGTAAATTAGGCTTACACATTTTCCAATTAACTCTGAATATGGATTAGAGTTTCATAAAATTACGAGATTTACATGACATTTAAGTGCGATTACTTTAGATGTAACTTTATCTCCATGATTACTGCTCAAGAGCTAGCACCTAGAGTAGGTTTAGTAGAATAAAAGAGAGCTCCCACACAGCCAGCGATGACACATCAAAATAACAAGGGCGTTTATGGAGGCACGCTTCCTGCACGAGTGTGGGAACGGGCGCGGCGAGGGTCCTCCCACCTTTCATCCCGCAATTACGTGAGAAGTGCAGCACCTGCGACTACAAACGAGGCAGATAAGACCGGCGGAATAAAACGCCTTGAAATATCTTGAAAGCAATAAATCGACGTCCCCAGTATTTTTCCCAGAAGATACAAACTGATGTGTAAACTGCGGGTACTAGCAGTACGCCTATCACTCAAAAAAATTATTTGCCAAAAGATGTCATATCTGATGATATTTTAATTTATGAAGACACATTTTGCAAGCTTATTTTATAGATTTCGCCATcatctttttaaaatacattgttgGGCAACTCAATTCAAAATGATATTTGATTAATAATACCTTCTGTTTAAGTGTTCTTTAAGGAACTGAACTTGTTTGAAAACTGTTTTCGGCATTTAGCTCTATAAAACATTCGGTAGGGCTACTTtcgaacagaaaaaaaaaatctgatctTTTGCCCTGTCGCCAACAATTAAGCTGACGCAAGGCAGTCTTGAGGTTTATATAATTGCTGGGTTCTGTTGAGGACAGCGTCCGCTGTATTGACAGGGGGACGCGTGAGTAGGATCCTGCTGGGCTTTCCCACACTAGCCACCCATTCATGGCTCCGTATTCTCATGGGGAGGGACAATGGAAGTGTGCCCTCAATGAAGGGGCCGGATAATAGTGTTTAATTGACATTCCTAATAAGAAGATCTCTCTGTAGTCCCCAGAGAGGTAATAGGTTATTTTACGAAGGAGGTCCATGTGTTATACCTGAACTTATTAAAATCTGATTTTTACagtttgatttttcaaaacaatTTATGGACAAAAGGAAAATATTCCATGGGTCAGCAGTTTACAACCTAGAGactgctgggggtggggggggggggggggcaagaattCCAAGTCCTGCTAATGATGAAGTATTgacacaaaaaatatttttcttcttattattattattatctaacCCTGTCCAATCCTGTTACGTTTGTTTTATGTCACAGAATGTCGGAAATAACATTTCACTGCAAGTCATGCTGGGAATGAttggtatgtgacaaataaaatttgaatttgaagacaagcatgtttgtttgttcttGTGTGGATAGCAAAATGTAACTATGGAGGACCTACTGTAGTGAATTCTGCCTCACTGTGTATACTTTCTTATGTCACAAAGACGGAACCACCAGCTTGACTGCCTTATCAGTCAGCATTGATGATATGGAGACAATTCCCCCGGCGAAGCAGCATGCGGCCAGTTAACCGTGAAATAATGTGGATGATTCTTCTCCTATTGTTGTGAAGACCTCGCCCACTGCCCCCTGAGTGTGGGAAACCTAATCCTGCCTTGGGCACATGGCTTTGTAATGCAAATGCAGCACTATAAATAGGAGCGGAGAGCCCTCAGTCAGAACACAATCACCCTGACTTCTTCTGAAACTCCTGACCAACATAAACATGGCTCCTTTCTCCTACTGCAGTGACGCTGCCAGCCTAAAGATGTCCGGCAAGGAAAAGAATAAAGTAAGTTTTGCAATAATTATGTCTGACTTCCCTGCTTCAGAGCATAGTGAGTTTCCTTGTATCTCTGGTGTGGTGTGTCTCTGTAACACAGAACTAACGTAGAGCTTGTTTGTCCGTCAACAGCTAAGAAAACCAGTGGTGGAGAAGATGCGCAGAGATCGCATCAACAGCTGCATAGAGCAGCTCAAGAAGCTCCTGGAGAAGGAATTCCAGCAGCAGGAACCCAATGCCAAGCTGGAGAAGGCCGACGTCCTGGAGATGACAGTGACCTTCCTGAAGCAGCATCTCCGGCCTCGGGCTCCTGTCTCCGCCGTCCCTAGGGCGCACAGTGAAGGCTATGCCCAGTGCTGGCGGGAGACCCTCCACTTCCTGTCCAGCTGCAAGGGGGGCATGCCCCTGCAGTGGCTTCACTGTCTCCATGGATCCCAGAGAGCCACTCAGCAGCTCTACCCCATGTCTCCTGCCAGCTCCACATGTGAACTGGTCCCAGTGAAGCAAGAACCTGGTGCTGAGAAACCCATCTGGAGGCCGTGGTAGAGCCACTGGCACATGAGAACCTCAGGGGTGGTCATCTGCCTCTTAAAGTGTAGGAAAGATTATTTCCACAGTGTTTAATGTGTGGCCAGTCTTTATTACCCAATATTTGTGTTGTCTAGCTTCACATTGAAATTCAGTGTTCTTGCAGTGCAAATGTACATTGTTCACAGAAAACTTATTTTAAATCCTTCATATTGAAGGAAAATGTTATCTTTATATATGGTGTATGTTGCTTTTTACATTAGTTTTGACAG
This genomic interval from Paramormyrops kingsleyae isolate MSU_618 chromosome 8, PKINGS_0.4, whole genome shotgun sequence contains the following:
- the LOC111857017 gene encoding transcription factor HES-5-like, with translation MAPFSYCSDAASLKMSGKEKNKLRKPVVEKMRRDRINSCIEQLKKLLEKEFQQQEPNAKLEKADVLEMTVTFLKQHLRPRAPVSAVPRAHSEGYAQCWRETLHFLSSCKGGMPLQWLHCLHGSQRATQQLYPMSPASSTCELVPVKQEPGAEKPIWRPW